A portion of the Calothrix sp. 336/3 genome contains these proteins:
- a CDS encoding filamentous hemagglutinin N-terminal domain-containing protein has protein sequence MKNPNKSSLLALFITSLLSLVTINSVKAQVSPDGTLSTTVTDSNSTANYLILNGNRQGNNLFHSFKEFSIPRNGAAVFQNANDIQNIFSRVTGGFQSNIDGLLKTQGNANLFLINPAGILFGQNAKLDVGGSFFATTASSVLFSDGVEFSATNTQKPPVLTVNIPIGLKFRDNPSGKGITVQGQGHNLTFDATNLEFTRQSTPPGLSVKSGRTLALLGEQVNLTGGNLLADGGKVEVGGVGSGVVSLTPVNQGWQLGYNNVSSFGNITLSQKASIDTSSNLGAGEIQVRGKNIRVIDGAAIFAFTGSQSGKNILVDASENLEVQGTGVSVNGTKVPSAIYSAVSTNGLGNGSNLIIHAKNFLAQGGVQIGADTFGIGNGGTTLVKVDESLQILGKDIETKIPTALGNFVQASATQGIGASLIVETQKLKIADGGQLVTGTLSSGKGATLVLKAFEFTEIGKDSVISSLVGTGASGDGGIIFLETPRLVIDGGKITVDGQGTGNAGNVFVTSGSVRLLNQGSITAESKSGNGGNIQLNLQDFLFMRGKSLISTSAIANTGNGGNITITIPNGFVIGAPLENSDIKANAFNGQGGNVIITANGIFGFVPRSRAELQQLLNTTDPAQLDPAKLPTNDITAISQQNPNLSGEVTINTADIDPGRGLIELPEDIIDTTQAIAQHSCKRRVRSEFIVTGRGGIALDPTQFLPSDNTRVNLAEPVTPISQKLRQVAKETTPKPIIPARGWVMNDKGEVILTAYDPTSTLPERESQKLAVCQETN, from the coding sequence ATGAAAAATCCCAATAAATCATCCTTACTCGCTCTATTCATCACCAGTCTCTTGAGTCTTGTGACTATTAACTCAGTCAAGGCTCAAGTTTCCCCAGATGGGACTTTATCAACTACCGTGACTGATAGTAATAGCACTGCCAACTATCTCATTCTCAACGGTAATCGACAAGGAAACAACTTATTTCATAGTTTTAAAGAATTTTCCATTCCTAGGAATGGCGCGGCAGTTTTTCAAAATGCTAATGATATTCAAAATATTTTTAGCCGTGTGACGGGCGGTTTCCAATCCAATATTGATGGCTTACTGAAAACCCAAGGCAATGCCAATCTCTTCTTAATCAATCCCGCAGGAATTCTCTTTGGACAAAATGCCAAATTAGATGTCGGCGGCTCGTTTTTTGCGACTACAGCTAGTAGTGTTTTGTTTAGTGATGGTGTCGAATTTAGCGCCACAAACACCCAGAAACCACCGGTTTTGACGGTGAATATTCCCATCGGGTTAAAGTTTCGCGATAATCCTTCAGGGAAGGGAATTACTGTCCAAGGGCAAGGTCATAATCTCACCTTTGATGCGACAAATCTTGAGTTTACCAGACAATCCACACCCCCAGGTTTATCCGTAAAATCTGGTAGAACCTTAGCTTTGCTGGGAGAGCAAGTCAATCTCACAGGGGGGAATTTGTTAGCAGATGGGGGAAAAGTTGAAGTTGGTGGTGTCGGTTCTGGTGTAGTTAGTTTGACTCCGGTTAATCAGGGTTGGCAGTTGGGATATAACAATGTTTCATCCTTTGGAAATATTACCCTTTCCCAGAAAGCATCTATTGATACTAGTAGTAATTTGGGTGCGGGGGAAATTCAAGTCCGTGGCAAAAATATTCGAGTCATTGATGGGGCGGCAATTTTTGCCTTTACTGGTTCCCAGAGTGGGAAAAATATCCTGGTGGATGCATCGGAAAATTTGGAGGTGCAAGGAACTGGTGTATCTGTGAATGGAACCAAAGTTCCTTCGGCGATTTACAGTGCTGTGAGTACAAATGGTTTGGGGAATGGTAGTAATTTAATTATCCATGCAAAGAACTTTTTGGCACAGGGAGGGGTACAAATTGGTGCAGATACCTTTGGTATCGGGAACGGAGGAACAACTCTTGTGAAGGTGGATGAATCTCTGCAAATCCTGGGTAAGGATATCGAAACTAAGATTCCCACTGCTTTGGGTAATTTTGTGCAAGCAAGTGCAACACAGGGTATTGGTGCATCACTGATTGTCGAAACGCAAAAGTTGAAAATTGCCGATGGTGGGCAACTGGTGACAGGAACCCTGAGTAGTGGAAAGGGAGCAACTCTGGTTTTAAAAGCTTTCGAGTTCACGGAAATTGGTAAGGATAGCGTCATCTCTAGTCTGGTGGGTACGGGTGCGTCGGGTGATGGGGGTATTATTTTCCTAGAAACTCCCCGTTTAGTGATTGATGGTGGCAAAATTACTGTTGATGGTCAAGGTACTGGGAACGCTGGCAATGTTTTTGTCACATCTGGTTCTGTGCGTTTGCTGAATCAGGGAAGTATTACAGCAGAGTCCAAGTCTGGCAATGGTGGTAATATCCAGTTGAATTTGCAAGATTTCCTGTTTATGCGCGGCAAAAGTCTGATTTCCACCTCCGCGATCGCCAATACTGGTAATGGGGGTAATATCACAATTACGATTCCCAACGGTTTTGTGATTGGCGCACCCTTAGAAAATAGTGACATTAAAGCCAATGCTTTTAACGGTCAGGGTGGTAATGTCATTATCACCGCCAATGGTATTTTTGGCTTTGTCCCCCGTAGTCGCGCAGAATTACAACAACTTTTAAACACCACAGATCCTGCCCAACTTGACCCCGCAAAACTGCCCACCAACGATATTACAGCCATCTCTCAACAAAATCCCAACCTCAGTGGAGAAGTCACGATTAATACCGCAGATATAGACCCTGGTCGGGGGTTAATCGAGTTACCAGAGGATATTATAGATACTACCCAGGCGATCGCCCAACATTCCTGTAAACGCCGGGTAAGAAGTGAATTTATCGTCACCGGACGGGGTGGTATCGCTTTAGACCCAACCCAATTTCTCCCCAGTGATAATACAAGGGTGAATCTTGCGGAACCTGTCACCCCCATCAGCCAAAAACTTCGGCAAGTTGCCAAAGAAACTACACCCAAACCCATTATCCCGGCACGGGGTTGGGTAATGAATGACAAAGGGGAAGTTATCCTGACTGCTTACGATCCCACCAGTACCCTTCCAGAGCGCGAGTCTCAAAAATTGGCTGTTTGTCAAGAAACGAATTAA